Proteins encoded by one window of Ictidomys tridecemlineatus isolate mIctTri1 chromosome 7, mIctTri1.hap1, whole genome shotgun sequence:
- the Tmem276 gene encoding transmembrane protein 276 isoform X2, which yields MAPKPGSEWSTVLSHLVLGMVSLHGAVSSAQSSRGAAAGFLLQALAAASMLVPGLGTHEDCLAGAWVTTVIGLPLLAFDFHWVNGDRSSANLLLGGGMVLAVAGDHLGPEGCSVAGQAVLLVVAVTILIVAIFTANTYGMWGGAMLGVAGLLSRLEEERLLLLPKEDVCRWALAAGNWAYCRALHIQRLQWE from the exons ATGGCCCCCAAGCCCGGGAGTGAGTGGAGCACAGTCCTGTCCCACCTGGTGCTGGGAATGGTGTCTCTTCATGGAGCGGTGAGTTCTGCGCAG TCAAGTCGAGGGGCTGCTGCAGGTTTCCTGCTCCAGGCTTTGGCTGCTGCCTCCATGCTGGTTCCAGGGCTGGGCACACATGAAGATTGTCTCGCTGGAGCCTGGGTGACCACAGTCATCGGCCTGCCCCTTCTGGCTTTCGACTTCCACTGGGTGAACGGGGACCGCTCCTCTGCTAACCTACTCCTGGGCGGAGGCATGGTGCTGGCAGTGGCTGGTGATCACCTTGGCCCTGAAGGCTGCTCTGTGGCTGGTCAGGCAGTACTGCTGGTGGTCGCAGTGACCATCCTCATTGTGGCTATTTTCACAGCCAACACTTATGGGATGTGGGGGGGTGCGATGCTAGGTGTAGCAGGCCTCCTGAGCCGACTGGAGGAGgagaggctgctgctgctgccaaaGGAGGATGTCTGTCGCTGGGCCCTGGCTGCAGGCAATTGGGCCTACTGCCGGGCCCTGCACATACAGCGCCTGCAGTGGGAATGA
- the Tmem276 gene encoding transmembrane protein 276 isoform X1, with product MAPKPGSEWSTVLSHLVLGMVSLHGAVSSAQSSRGAAAGFLLQALAAASMLVPGLGTHEDCLAGAWVTTVIGLPLLAFDFHWVNGDRSSANLLLGGGMVLAVAGDHLGPEGCSVAGQAVLLVVAVTILIVAIFTANTYGMWGGAMLGVAGLLSRLEEERLLLLPKEDVCRWALAAGNWAYCRALHIQRLRCAPLHRSSGLRPSCPPSTGGGPHALRAPIGSERRAV from the exons ATGGCCCCCAAGCCCGGGAGTGAGTGGAGCACAGTCCTGTCCCACCTGGTGCTGGGAATGGTGTCTCTTCATGGAGCGGTGAGTTCTGCGCAG TCAAGTCGAGGGGCTGCTGCAGGTTTCCTGCTCCAGGCTTTGGCTGCTGCCTCCATGCTGGTTCCAGGGCTGGGCACACATGAAGATTGTCTCGCTGGAGCCTGGGTGACCACAGTCATCGGCCTGCCCCTTCTGGCTTTCGACTTCCACTGGGTGAACGGGGACCGCTCCTCTGCTAACCTACTCCTGGGCGGAGGCATGGTGCTGGCAGTGGCTGGTGATCACCTTGGCCCTGAAGGCTGCTCTGTGGCTGGTCAGGCAGTACTGCTGGTGGTCGCAGTGACCATCCTCATTGTGGCTATTTTCACAGCCAACACTTATGGGATGTGGGGGGGTGCGATGCTAGGTGTAGCAGGCCTCCTGAGCCGACTGGAGGAGgagaggctgctgctgctgccaaaGGAGGATGTCTGTCGCTGGGCCCTGGCTGCAGGCAATTGGGCCTACTGCCGGGCCCTGCACATACAGCGC CTCAGGTGCGCGCCCCTCCACAGGTCGTCCGGGCTCCGCCCCTCATGCCCACCTTCTACCGGAGGCGGGCCTCACGCGCTTCGTGCCCCCATTGGCTCTGAGCGCCGTGCCGTCTAG
- the Zftraf1 gene encoding zinc finger TRAF-type-containing protein 1, translated as MSGAEEAGGGGPAAGPAGSVPAGVGAGPGAAAGPAAAALGEAAGPGLPDEAGLAGARQLQEAAGDPDAPPKKRLRAAEAAEAAAAAAAAGSGKLEERLYSVLCCTVCLDLPKASVYQCTNGHLMCAGCFIHLLADARLKEEQATCPNCRCEISKSLCCRNLAVEKAVSELPSECGFCLRQFPRSILERHQKEECQDRVTQCKYKRIGCPWHGPFHELTVHEAACAHPTKTGNELMEILDEMDQSHRKEMQLYNSIFSLLSFEKIGYTEVQFRPYRTDDFITRLYYETPRFTVLNQTWVLKARVNDSERNPNLSCKRTLSFQLLLKSKVTAPLECSFLLLKGPYDDVRISPVIYHFVFTNESNETDYVPLPIIDSVECNKLLAAKNINLRLFLFQIQK; from the exons ATGTCCGGCGCCGAGGAGGCCGGCGGGGGCGGCCCGGCCGCAGGGCCCGCGGGCTCCGTGCCGGCCGGGGTCGGGGCCGGGCCCGGGGCGGCCGCGGGaccggcggcggcggcgctggGCGAGGCGGCGGGGCCCGGGCTCCCGGACGAGGCGGGCCTGGCCGGCGCCCGGCAGCTGCAGGAGGCAGCCGGCGACCCCGACGCGCCGCCCAAGAAGCGGCTGCGGGCGGCCGAGGCggccgaggcggcggcggcggcggcggcggcgggcagCGGGAAGCTGGAGGAACGGCTCTACTCGGTGCTGTGCTGCACCGTGTGCCTGGACCTGCCCAAGGCCTCCGTGTACCAG TGTACTAATGGTCACTTGATGTGCGCTGGCTGTTTTATCCACCTACTAGCAGATGCCCGGCTGAAGGAGGAGCAGGCCACATGCCCCAACTGTCGTTGTGAGATCAGTAAGAGCCTCTGCTGCCGGAACCTGGCTGTGGAGAAAGCCGTGAGCGAGCTGCCCTCAGAATGTGGCTTTTGCCTGCGCCAGTTTCCTCGTTCCATCCTGGAGAGGCACCAGAAAGAGGAATGCCAGGACAG GGTGACCCAGTGCAAATATAAGCGCATCGGCTGCCCATGGCATGGCCCTTTCCATGAGCTGACAGTGCATGAAGCTGCATGTGCCCACCCCACCAAGACGGGCAATGAGTTGATGGAGATCCTAGATGAGATGGACCAGAGCCACCGCAAGGAAATGCAACTCTACAATAGCATCTTCAGCCTGCTCAGCTTTGAGAAGATTGGCTACACAG AAGTCCAGTTCCGACCATACCGCACAGATGACTTCATCACACGCCTGTACTATGAAACACCGCGGTTCACAGTGCTGAACCAGACATGGGTCCTGAAGGCTCGTGTGAATGACTCAGAGCGCAACCCCAACCTGTCTTGCAAGCGCACACTTTCCTTCCAGCTCCTCCTCAAGAGCAAGGTCACAGCACCCCTGGAGTGCTCCTTCCTGCTGCTCAAGGGCCCGTATGATGATGTGCGGATCAGTCCTGTCATCTACCACTTTGTCTTCACCAACGAGAGCAATGAGACGGACTATGTGCCTCTTCCCATCATCGACTCTGTGGAGTGCAACAAGCTGCTGGCTGCCAAGAACATCAACCTGCGGCTCTTCCTCTTCCAGATACAGAAGTAG